The genome window AAAGGTGACAATCCAAAGTGACCGATTGTCGCGGTGTTGACGTGTCGCAACGCGAGATCAACCCGTCACGGGTAATGTGACGGCAGATGAGCGGTTGGATGGCGTGCCTTGGCATCCCCGCGCTCCCCTGTTGTCCCGAGGGGCGGGACACGAAAGATCGAAAAATGGACGGAACGATGCGTGCTGAAACGGATCCTTCGGGCTCTGGCGCCCACCCCGACGAGTGGTTTGCCTCGGCCAAGAAAATCTACCCGATGGCGGTCCACGGGACCTTCCGCAAGATCAAGTGGGCGGTTCTGTTTGCAACTCTCGGCATCTACTATTTCCTGCCGTTCGTGCGTTGGGACCGGGGGCCGGACGCTCCCGACCAGGCGGTCCTGGTCGATATGGCCGGCCGTCGCGCCTATTTCTTCTTCATCGAGATCTGGCCGCAGGAAGTCTACTACCTCACCGGCCTGCTGATTCTGGCGGCGATGGGGCTGTTCCTGATGAACGCGGTCGCCGGGCGCGTGTGGTGCGGCTATCTGTGCCCGCAGACCGTCTGGACCGACCTGTTTCTTTGGGTCGAACGCCACACGGAAGGCGACCGGCGCGACCGGATACGTCTCGAGAAGCAGCCGTGGACGCTCAAGAAGATCGGTCAGAAGATCTCCAAACACACCCTGTGGCTGATGATCGCCTGGTGGACCGGCGGAGCGTGGGTTCTGTATTTCGCTGATGCCCCGACGCTGGTGATGGATCTTGCCACCGGACAGGCGGCCTTTGCCGCCTATCTCTGGATCGGCATCCTGACCTTCACCACCTATGCGCTGGCCGGCCACATGCGCGAGCAGGTCTGCATCTTCCTCTGCCCGTGGCCGCGCATTCAGGCGGCGCTGACGGACGAGGAAGCCCTCAACGTCACCTATCGCTACGATCGGGGCGAGCCGCGCGGCTCGCTGAAGCAGAACCTGAAGCGCGAAGCCGAGGGTCTGCCGGCGGGCGACTGTGTGGATTGCCACCAGTGTTTCCACGCCTGCCCGACGGGCGTCGATATCCGAAACGGCACGCAGCTCGGCTGCATCCAGTGCGGCCTGTGCATCGATGCCTGCGACGACGTGATGGACAAGGTCGGCAAGCCGCGCGGACTGATCGCCTATGATACGGACGAAAACATCAAGCGGCGCATGGAGGGCAAGGAAACCTTTGTGCGCATCGTGCGCCCGCGCACGGTGATCTATGTCGCCGTTATCCTGCTCATCACCGGGATCATGGCCTATGCGCTGGCAACCCGCGAGCTGGAGGGCGTCAGCGTGCTTCATGACCGCAATCCGATCTATGTCGAACTGTCCGACGGGGCGGTCAGGAACGGCTATACGATCCGCCTGCTCAACAAGCGTCAGGTGCAGCGTGACTTCATCCTGTCTGTCGAGGGCATGCCCGAGGGAACCCGTCTCGAGGCCGTGGGCATTAATCAGGGCGTGAGCGGACGGCCGGTAATCGGTGTCGGTCCCGACACGACCCGTGAGGTGCGCGTGCTGGTCTTCTCGCCGGCGGATGCCGAAATGCCGAAGACGACGCCGATCACGTTCCGCATCACCGAGACGGTGATGGGCGAGGTTGCGACGGGAACGGATTTCTTCAAGGCGCCCTGAGCCGGGCGCCGTGTGGACCGGGCCGGGACGCGGACGCGCCCCGGCCAAATCGTTTGCGCCGATGATCCTTGTCATCGAACAGGGGAGCGGTAGCGCCTATGCATGGAGAAGACTTGCGGCCGGCGCCGCACGGTGCCATGCGATAGGACGGTTCTCGAAATGACATCACCAATGGCGGACACCATGACCCAGGCTCGCACAGAGCGGAAAATCACCGGACGGACGGTCCTCTTCTGGATGATCGGCTTTTTCACGGTCATCTTCATCGCCAACGCGATCTTCATCCATCTGGCGCTGTCGTCCTTCCCTGGCGTCGTCACCGAGACGGCCTATGAGGACGGGCTTGCCTACAATGACGCGATCGCAGCATCGCGGGCACAGGCTGCGCGCGACTGGTCGGTGTCCGGGGCGCTCGAACGGGCCGGCCAGACCGCCGCACGCGTCGAGGTTGTTGCCCGCGATGCCGAAGACGCGCCGCTTTCCGGTCTTGCGGTCACCGCAACGTTGCGGCGTCCGGCGAGCCCCGAGGCGCCGGTGGTGGTGGTCTTGCAGGAAGGCGAGACCGGTCGCTACCAGGCTATGGTGAATGATCTTGCGGCGGGCAACTGGATCCTGGATCTCGAGGCGCAGGGCGGACAGGACGGCGAGGCCTTCAAGTCCCGCAACCGTGTCTTTCTCTCGCAATAGGGGAGCGCGCGCATGCGTGCGGTGCCATTATGACCGCGCATGAGCGGGACTGGGACGCCTTCATCACGCTGACGCCGGAGGGCCGTGCCCATATGGATCTCGCCGTGGAGGGCGTGACCTGCGCGGCCTGCATGGTGGAGATCGAGCGGGGGCTCGGCGCTCAGGAGGGCGTGGAGACGGCACGGCTCAATCTGACGAGCCATCGGCTCGCGGTCGACTGGACCCCGGAGCGCACCACCGCCGAACGCATCGTCGAAACGCTGTCGAAACTGGGGTATCGCGCCCATCCGTTCGATCCTGCACAGGTGCGCGAACGCGCCGACGCGGCGGGCCGCGAACTGTTGCGCGCGCTTGCGGTTGCCGGCTTCGCCATGATGAACATCATGCTGTTGTCGGTCTCCGTCTGGTCCGGCAATGCCACGGGAATCTCATCGGAAACGCGCGATTTCTTTCACTGGCTCTCGGCGCTGATCGCCCTGCCGGCGGCCGTTTATGCCGGGCGGCCTTTCCTTCGCTCCGCGTTTTCTGCGCTCGCCGCGCGCCGGCTCAACATGGATGTGCCGATTGTGATCGGCGTATCGCTGGCGCTGTTTCTTTCGGTCATGCAGACCTTGCAATCGGCGCATCACGCCTATTTCGAATCCGCTGTGATGCTGCTGTTCTTCCTGCTGATCGGCCGGTACCTCGATCACATGATGCGCCGCCGCACGCGCGCCTTCGCCGAAAACATCGCGGCCCTGAAGGCGGAAACCGCCGTCGTCCAGCGCGCTGACGGGAGCTTGCGCGAAGTGCCGCTGTCCAAGGTCGAGCCGGGCCAGCGCATCTATGTGCGCGCCGGCGAACGCGTTCCCCTCGACGGGCGTGTGGAGACGGGCGTGTCCGAGATCGACCAGAGCCTTGTGACTGGTGAAACGGCGCTGGCACAGGTCGGGCCGGGCGATGCGGTCTATGCCGGCACGCTCAATGCGTCCGCCAATCTCGCCGTTCAGGTCACCACCGCATCGGGCGCGACGCTTCTCGACGAGGTGACGCGCCTGCTGGAGGCGGCGGGTCAGGCAAAATCGCGGCATGTTCGTCTGGCCGACCGTGCCGCCGCCCTGTATTCGCCGCTGGTGCATCTGGCGGCGGCGCTGACCTTTCTCGGCTGGTGGGCGAGCGGGCAGGGCTGGCAGCCCGCGCTGGTCACAGCCATTTCCGTTCTCATCATCACCTGCCCCTGCGCTCTAGGGCTGGCCGTTCCCGCTGTCCAGGTCGTCACCTCGGGTCAGTTGTTTCGCGCCGGCGTGCTGCTGCATTCGGGCGACGCGGTGGAGCGGCTGGCGGAGGCCGATACCATCGTCTTCGACAAGACAGGCACGCTGACGCTGGCCGTCCCGGATCTGGTGGATGCCGGCTGCGTTGATGCGGAGGTGCGCGCCCTGGCCGGTCGTCTGGCGTTGACCAGCCGCCATCCGCTGTCGGCGGCGCTTGCAAGGGCGACCGGCGCGGGCGTGCCGCTTGAAACGGCGGCCGAGATTCCCGGCGAAGGCGTCGAGGCGGTCCACGAGAGCCGGACACTCCGGCTCGGCAGTGCCGCATTCTGCGGCCTTTCCGCATCGGACGCTGCGCGGGCCGTCGCCGGTCACCCCGGGGCCTCGCTGCTGTTTTTTCGCGATGGAGACGCGGCCCCGGTGCCCTTCCTCATCGCGCAACGCCTGCGCCCCGATGCGAAAGAGGCGGTCGGACGGCTCACGGCGGCGGGCTATCGGCTTGCGATCTTGTCCGGCGACCGCGTTGCGCCGGTCATGGCGATCGCCGAGACGCTGGGGATCGAGGACTGGCAGGCTGGCCTGACGCCGAAAGACAAGATCGCCCGGCTGGAGGCGCTGGCTGCGGAAGGGCGCAAGGTCTTGATGGTCGGCGACGGGCTGAATGACGCCCCGGCGCTTGCGGCCGCCCATGTGTCGCTGTCACCGGTGACCGCCGTTCACGTGGCGCAGGCGGCGGCCGATGCCGTGTTCCTGGGCGACCGGCTGTCGCCGGTGTGCGATGCGCTGGCGCTTTCGCGGCGTGCACGTCGCGCGATGATGCAGAACCTGTGGTTTTCGACGCTTTACAATATCGTTGCCGTGCCCTTCGCGGTGGCGGGTTTTGTCACGCCGCTGATTGCGGCGCTTGCCATGTCGCTGTCGTCACTGGCTGTCACGCTCAATTCGCTGCGCCTGCGGTTGGGTGCGGCGAGCGCGGCGGACGGGCGCACGCACCTTCAGGAAGGAGAGGACCGATGGACGTCCTGATCTATCTCATTCCCGTTGCGCTGTTGCTCGGGCTCTTTGGTCTGGCAGGCTTTCTGTGGTCGTTGAAGTCCGGACAATACGATGACCTGGAGGGCGCAAAATACCGGATCCTGCAGGATGACGATGTGCCGGAGCGGGATCAGCCGCGCCACCCGTCTCGTCCGGGCGCGGGAGACGGCAACGGTGCGGACAAAGGGGGCCGGCCCTGAGATTTTTACCACTGAGCATGCCGTGGCTAACCGTTACTTCAGATTTCGCATGGCATAAGGAGGCGGACTGGAGGTTTTTGCGTGTCGCTCGATCTTTCATCCCTGACGTTCCTGCTTGTGGAGGACAGTGCGTATATGCGCACGATCCTGCGCACCATGCTGCAAGGGTTCGGCGCGCGCCGCATCGTCGAGGCCGAGGATGGCGCCTCCGGGCTGGAGGCGATGGAGCGCGCGAATCCGGATATTCTGATCCTCGACTGGGTGATGCCCATTCTTGACGGCGCCGACATGGTCCGCATGATTCGCAATCCGCACAATCCCTTCGCCTATATTCCGATCATCATGGTCACGGGACACACCGAGCGCAGCCGCATCATCGAGGCGCGCCGGCTCGGCGTGCATGAACTTCTGTCCAAGCCGATCTCGGCCAAGGCGCTTTACCAGCGGGTCAATTCGGTGATCATGCAGCCGCGCGACTTTGTGAAGACGCCAAGCTACTTCGGGCCTGCGCCGCGTGAGATCCGCAATCGCCAGAAAATCTGGCAAAGCATGGAAAACGGGGAAGGCGGGCAGGCGGCCTGAGGCGCCTGTCCTGCGATCTATGGGTCCACACCTTAGCGCATCATTTCCGGCGTGTTTCGGGACCGACTGCCGTCGATTGCCGTAAGCAGTTCGTTCTTGTTGTCGACGAGATCCGCCAGGGTTACCCGTGAAAGCGCGGCAAAGAAGGCCTCCAGTGCGCCGTCCAGCGCGCTGCGCAACTGGCATGCCGTATAGAATGTACAGCGCGCCGCACAGTTCTTCTCGTGGCATTCCGTAAGGAAAAAGTCAGGCTCGATGAGTTTGACAATGGAAGAAATCCGAATATCCCCGGGATCCCGATCCAGGGCGACTCCGCCACTGCGTCCGACGGTCGATTTAATATATCCGGTTTTGCGAAGTTTCTGCACAGCGGCGACGACCTGCGACCGATGACTTGCGGTTTTCTCGACGATTTCATCGATCGGCACAATGCGATCATCATGAATTGCCAAGTACATCAGCGTTCGAACCGCTATGTCGGTTCGGTTCGTAAGGCGCATCTCTGTTCCCTTTTTCGTATTTTTGAGATTTTTTATAACGTAAGTTAATACAAGAGAAAAATCAATTTCGACAGAAAACTATATATATAAGAAATACTTTTTTCATTTGCGTAAATTCAATTAAGTATTCTAAAAATACTTGAACAAGAGAGCATTGTCATTTATGGCGGTTATTAGATGTGGAAAAGTGAAATTAGCATCAGGCGCACAGCATGCAGATCGAAAACTGGACGGAAATCCATGATCTCGCGGACTTCATTGAACTGTCGGGTGCGGATGTGGAGAACATCAAGGAAGCATGGAGCATTCTGTCGCCGAAAATTGCTTCAATCCTGAATGATTTCTATGACAACAGGATCATGTCCGATGAAAAGTGGCGGCTCAAGGACATCTGCGTCGAGACCCTGAAGCGAAAACAGGAGGCGTATTGGTCCGTTCTGTTTTCGGGCGTTCTGGACGATGTCTACCGCTCTCATGCACGCTCGATTGCGGTCAAGCATCATCAGCACGGCGTGACGATGACCGACTACATCGCGTCTTATGGGTGGTTCCTGAATGCCTTCGAGCGGGTGTTGCA of Stappia sp. ES.058 contains these proteins:
- the ccoG gene encoding cytochrome c oxidase accessory protein CcoG; its protein translation is MRAETDPSGSGAHPDEWFASAKKIYPMAVHGTFRKIKWAVLFATLGIYYFLPFVRWDRGPDAPDQAVLVDMAGRRAYFFFIEIWPQEVYYLTGLLILAAMGLFLMNAVAGRVWCGYLCPQTVWTDLFLWVERHTEGDRRDRIRLEKQPWTLKKIGQKISKHTLWLMIAWWTGGAWVLYFADAPTLVMDLATGQAAFAAYLWIGILTFTTYALAGHMREQVCIFLCPWPRIQAALTDEEALNVTYRYDRGEPRGSLKQNLKREAEGLPAGDCVDCHQCFHACPTGVDIRNGTQLGCIQCGLCIDACDDVMDKVGKPRGLIAYDTDENIKRRMEGKETFVRIVRPRTVIYVAVILLITGIMAYALATRELEGVSVLHDRNPIYVELSDGAVRNGYTIRLLNKRQVQRDFILSVEGMPEGTRLEAVGINQGVSGRPVIGVGPDTTREVRVLVFSPADAEMPKTTPITFRITETVMGEVATGTDFFKAP
- a CDS encoding FixH family protein produces the protein MTSPMADTMTQARTERKITGRTVLFWMIGFFTVIFIANAIFIHLALSSFPGVVTETAYEDGLAYNDAIAASRAQAARDWSVSGALERAGQTAARVEVVARDAEDAPLSGLAVTATLRRPASPEAPVVVVLQEGETGRYQAMVNDLAAGNWILDLEAQGGQDGEAFKSRNRVFLSQ
- a CDS encoding heavy metal translocating P-type ATPase, which encodes MTAHERDWDAFITLTPEGRAHMDLAVEGVTCAACMVEIERGLGAQEGVETARLNLTSHRLAVDWTPERTTAERIVETLSKLGYRAHPFDPAQVRERADAAGRELLRALAVAGFAMMNIMLLSVSVWSGNATGISSETRDFFHWLSALIALPAAVYAGRPFLRSAFSALAARRLNMDVPIVIGVSLALFLSVMQTLQSAHHAYFESAVMLLFFLLIGRYLDHMMRRRTRAFAENIAALKAETAVVQRADGSLREVPLSKVEPGQRIYVRAGERVPLDGRVETGVSEIDQSLVTGETALAQVGPGDAVYAGTLNASANLAVQVTTASGATLLDEVTRLLEAAGQAKSRHVRLADRAAALYSPLVHLAAALTFLGWWASGQGWQPALVTAISVLIITCPCALGLAVPAVQVVTSGQLFRAGVLLHSGDAVERLAEADTIVFDKTGTLTLAVPDLVDAGCVDAEVRALAGRLALTSRHPLSAALARATGAGVPLETAAEIPGEGVEAVHESRTLRLGSAAFCGLSASDAARAVAGHPGASLLFFRDGDAAPVPFLIAQRLRPDAKEAVGRLTAAGYRLAILSGDRVAPVMAIAETLGIEDWQAGLTPKDKIARLEALAAEGRKVLMVGDGLNDAPALAAAHVSLSPVTAVHVAQAAADAVFLGDRLSPVCDALALSRRARRAMMQNLWFSTLYNIVAVPFAVAGFVTPLIAALAMSLSSLAVTLNSLRLRLGAASAADGRTHLQEGEDRWTS
- the ccoS gene encoding cbb3-type cytochrome oxidase assembly protein CcoS codes for the protein MDVLIYLIPVALLLGLFGLAGFLWSLKSGQYDDLEGAKYRILQDDDVPERDQPRHPSRPGAGDGNGADKGGRP
- a CDS encoding response regulator, translated to MSLDLSSLTFLLVEDSAYMRTILRTMLQGFGARRIVEAEDGASGLEAMERANPDILILDWVMPILDGADMVRMIRNPHNPFAYIPIIMVTGHTERSRIIEARRLGVHELLSKPISAKALYQRVNSVIMQPRDFVKTPSYFGPAPREIRNRQKIWQSMENGEGGQAA
- a CDS encoding Rrf2 family transcriptional regulator gives rise to the protein MRLTNRTDIAVRTLMYLAIHDDRIVPIDEIVEKTASHRSQVVAAVQKLRKTGYIKSTVGRSGGVALDRDPGDIRISSIVKLIEPDFFLTECHEKNCAARCTFYTACQLRSALDGALEAFFAALSRVTLADLVDNKNELLTAIDGSRSRNTPEMMR
- a CDS encoding protoglobin domain-containing protein, whose amino-acid sequence is MQIENWTEIHDLADFIELSGADVENIKEAWSILSPKIASILNDFYDNRIMSDEKWRLKDICVETLKRKQEAYWSVLFSGVLDDVYRSHARSIAVKHHQHGVTMTDYIASYGWFLNAFERVLQCSPISPKERSAMMASVRRMVFLDMTIAASTYYIVYID